The nucleotide sequence GGAAGATTTAGAAAATCCTTaaatgaaaaaatggaaaaagctTTATTAGAGCACATTTTGTATTTAGAGTCAAAATTTTTTGGATTAACACAAATAGAGTTCCGTACGGTTGCATACGAGCTTGGCGATCGTAGTGGTATGCCACACCAGTTTaacaaagtgaaaaaaaatagatagCAGAGGGTGGTTTCGTGATTTTATGTCAAGACATCCAACAATATCGCTCAGAAAGCCAGAAGGAACGTCGGCAGCACGGGCCCGGGTCTTCAATAAAGAAGAGGtagcaaaatattttcagaaCTGGGAAAAAATAAACCCGACGATGATTTATAACATGGATGAAAGTGGAATAATCAATGtccaaaaaactcaaaaaattgttgctCAAAAAGGCAATTAGGGTCACTAACAAGTGGAGAACGCGGATTTCATACAACTGCTGTGATTTGCGTAAGCAGCATTGGTAACTATATCCCTCCAGCTCTAATTTTTCCtaccaaaaagaaaaatgaactaCTTTATGATGGAGCACCTCAAGGAACGcttaaattgtataataaaccTGCCTATATGataaaaccataattttttaaatggattaaaCATTTTGTTCAATATGTTAGACCCACTTTCGATAATAAAGCCCTGCTAATTTTGGATGGGCATACAAGTCACAAAGATTATAGTGCCCTAAAATatgcaaaagaaaattatgtagTGGTTTTTTGTTTACCAGCGCATTGTACCCATATACTTCAACCACTAGATGTGTCATTTTTTGGACCTCTGGGATCCTATTATGACCAAGAAGTAACGAACTGGTTAAAAGCAAATCCTGGGAGGACAGTGTCGATGTATCACATTTCTTCACTGTTTGAAAAGGCGTACAATAAAGCAGCCACTGTAGGAATTGCTGTTAGTGGTTTTAGAGCAACCGGTATTTGCCCATTAAATCCATAAATTTTTCCGGATCATACCCCCAGTTTAGTAACATCACTGGTTGAGGATACCAAAAACACAGATATTGAAAATGCAGGTAAAAATTCACCTAACAAACATAATGATGATAAGGATGACAATAACCAACCCGGATGCTCGAAGGACAGTGGCTGTTCAACTTTCGGTAAGATCCCTACTTCGAATAATAACGGAAATAAAATGGCAAATATATcgaaaatagataaaattttagaagaaaTACACCCCAAACCTGTAGCTAagatagcaataaaaaaatcaagaaaggaGTCTCAAAgtgttttaacaatttctccATTTATTAACGAGTTAAAGGaattcgaaataaaaaaaagagaaagagaagTCAGGAAAAGTAATCGAACCCGGGTTACCAAACAAGTTTTTCACGATTCAGATGAAGAACTTGAACCTTTTGGAAATGAATCAGAGGACGAGGATGATCCAGCGTGCATCTACTGCAATGAAGTTGTCAGTAGATCTGGGTCAAAGGGGCGATGGATAAAATGCCAACTCTGCAAAATGTGGGCTCACACTGACTGCGCAGAtgtgtcaaaaaaaaaccaagCAATTTATTTGTGATGCATGCAAAGATTAGTTTAagcaaatgtatttttttaagagtggGATCTTTAGAATAATGTTTTCCTTTTGttctttatgattttatttgttttcattaaaagtttactttatatacatttgtttaataaatgttcTAAACcgtacatattttttgttttgaaatttaatgTCATTTTGCCTACCTGCCTATGTTATCTTGCCTACACAGTGGTGGGCAAATTGACACTTTGaggtatttattaaatattttatttctggtGAACATGACCTGCTTTTAgtcttaaacttttttatatatagtttaCATACacctataatattttaaacattaaaacaatgcgtttaacattttttgaaaaaaaattatgcggtCTTAAACACAAAGTATGTAATTTTGCCTTACACTCCCCTACATTTCAGTAGCCTGTGTGAACATGAACGAAGTTTAATgttaatttctttataattttccaataaatgtATGTGAGACTtcataaacaaatttttgataACCTACCCAAGCATTACCTGGGTATGGACAATTTGgagaaaaacatcaaaaatgccCTTTTCTTTCAACTTTTAACAGCTGTTTTGCGAAAACTACGACTTCAATTGACACAAATCATATGTTGCAGTAAAGGTAGTATGTGTGCCTTTCGAAATTCACGTTGTTGAAAAAAATGACGTTTACTGTTTTCGAGATTACAGGTTATAACTGCGCGATGGcacaaaaaactgtttttttgcgAAAATCTCGAAAATggttgttgaaaaaaaaattatagtaattttcGGTTTCAGCGATCTCAAGTTAGCCTAAAAACAGCTTTTTCGTCGAGGTACATTTATCATATGAACTAGtgtaaatttttgtcaaaaaaattctCTTGATAATTTGGACGTCTTATtacatttcaatttttcttacatataatttttataaatcaccctCTTTTATCTCATTTCAAACAAAccaaaagttttgttttttccgataatataaataaataaataaggcctTTTATTAGATGAAACAAATTACATTTATAATAGCTAATACTTAAACACAATAGTCTTGGCGAAGTCTGGCAAACAAATGCTATTCTACTCAACCATACATACACCTATACTAAACcaaaaagaaatcaataaaaagGGAATCGACACACTGAACTATAAGagcaaaaataaacataaacaaatacgACTTTTGTAGGAAGTAAGAAAATCATAATGGGGCAACAAATTAATAGTGCACAAGTTATATAAGTACAAAATAAGTTCTCTCTATAAAAAAAGAAGGTCACACATTTACTggacaattttgtttttctagtagatattttttaatttaaacataagcTTATTGAAACTGAAGAGGTGAAATTCATCGGGAAGTGAGTTGAAGAGCTCGCATTGTAAAAAAAGGATCTCGTCTAAAAAGCAGTTCGAAATTGGGGCATTAAAACCTTCGtcatatttcttatatttacaGGAACTGCAGACCGTcgtgttataaaaatattgcgcaaaatattaaaatttcgatcattttataaatattgattttgtaaaattgcataaaagatgtttccaaatattttcggtttaattttaaatcaataattttatcagATATCTGATCGcgtttttttagattaaaaatgaGACAAGCGCAAGTATCGTTTTCGTGAAGTATATCAAggcaagaaaaatatataaaattgcaatacttaaaaattgaaagaataagttattatttaacatttttccaaGTTTAAATTGGGCCTGATACATGAAAATTTTTAGCATGTTAATATCCTGAAATCTTTCTGTCTTGTAAGGTTTATTATAAGGTAAAGCTTTTGCAAACATctatatctatatttttattttgagtgtAAAGTGGGATAAGCCATAGTGACAAAACCAATGTTACATATTCAGAACAAGTATTTgaatatattagaaataaagctTTTCATAGTTTAATCACTGATTTCATTACATACTGTCTGAGTCTGTACACATActtctctattaaaaaatagcaatataGCAACTCTTACcatttcttcttgttctttaaCCATATGTGCTAGCTGCTGAAAGATACCTCCCAGTTCGACAATTGTGGATTCAATATTTTGCATGGTCTCTGCCCGACTTTGCAGGTATTGATCGGTCTGATCATAAATTAATGCCGCTTGCATCTGGCTTGAAGATTGCTGAGGTATCAAGGGCTGATTTTCCAATGCATTATTTGATTGGTGGTCCTCTTCTTGGAATAAAAGACTAGCTAAAAATTAACGGTTATTACAATGAGAAAATAGGCACTGTTTAAAAAGTGGCATGGCTTACAATGACCAACTGTTGTGGTCCTAGGAGGTGGCAGTCCACCTTGACTAAACTGATCTCTTCGGTTTTTTTGATGTCTTAAGTTTTCCGTCCTCACTTCCAAAATTTGTTTAAAGTCGGTTGACATTGATGCCAACTTAGACTGAAGGGCCAAGACTATGTTACTGGAATGAGATTGTAAGTGTTTGCCATTTGTGGATTGTTTTTGTCTCTTTGCTACATTTTGCAGTTGGGCAATCTGCTGGTTAAGACTATTCAGATCGCTTTTAATTATGTACGTTAACTCTTGAATTTCTGCTGTTTTGTCATCAAAGAGCGATTTTCTTTTTGCCACTAAAAAACAATATCCAGGTAATTTCCAAGAGAAATAGATGATCGCATTAATATGTACAGGATGATAAAAGCTCAAGGAAATTAGAACAATGTCCAAGAATGTGACCTTTTCTTCACTGAGTAGGATTGGTATAGCAGTTTTAAGTGAGATATTTAGTGACTGAGTTGTGTAATGCAATGAACCTAGATGGTAATTGCCACAATTGGTTTAATCATTGCATGAACCTtattttttagacataatcactgattaaaaaaaaggaaggaAAGAAGAAGATTACTCCTAAACCCATTGATTACACAAAGTTCTGAGTAGATCAATGATgatattttttagatgttttatgattttagttGAAAATACACAGCATTCTGAGTTTGtagtattaaaattagtttcagTTTATGCTAGAACTGCATTTTTGCAACACTACATTGAAAGGGCTTTTTAGAGcatagaaatttatttatgctttaacaaaaatatatgaaaagaaTCACTATTTCAAATAGGAGTTTATATTTGTCTAGAGACTTATTTATCAAAACTTGAAACTTCGTCATATTTGACATCTGTTTAATTCTAGTGGAAAACTTATCAGTTTCATGCACATATAAGAAGCAGATCAGATACATTGTATAGTTTATAGTGTGTGAATATGTGATTATTTAAGACTGATAATTGCAACTTTAGATAACcatgaatgaataaataaatttaaataaatatttaagattcTTTAAGACATGAAtgacaaatatttcttaacatttaaagattatttcattggaacaattataaaaattaacttaattcaCTAAGgtgaaaacttatttaaattctatttgaaaaatattgagtAAGCAGGAATCATTTAACTAGATGTTTTTAGAATTCCATTTAGTAaagtattaaaaacaatttaataaatatccaCCCTGTGGAATAGTAGAGGTTACTTTATttcataagataaataattttctaatacaaTAGGAACTGTTGGGTGTAAAAACATTGGGAAACTGGatcctataaatttttttgttggtcTACACTCTTATGAAGTAAAATTCTATATTATTAAGTGCAAACACATATGGATCTATTATCgaataaattgataaaatattggACTAAGAGTTATAAGATACTCTGTGTAAAGTAACCCACACATGGTGCAGAGTAAAGTTGAATATAAGTTGgaatctaataatttttttttaaaactctttagTTGCATTAAAcagtaaattatattaaaatacagGGTTGCACATAgcaaaataataacatttacagggaaattatttcagtttttagaaagtattttaaatttggaattcaatattttgtattattgaCTTTGTTAAAGTATTGTAATCAAAGACAAAGTGTATGCTAAAGGAACTActatgaaatatttgaaaatattgaaattaataaatcaaaactTCAGTTTGTcactgaaataaaatatttaggagtaCTCTTAGTACAACAATTAAGTTTTCATGgtcatgtaaattatatttgtaaaaagACTGCAAGAAAGTTGGGTTTTTTGGGATAATACCTAACTGCTGCTCTCAATGGACTAAAATGTtagtatacaatataataattttaccaCACTTTAATTATTGCTTGTCATTGCTTATATCATGCCTTCaggaacatataaattaaatacaatattaacaaaataaactaaTGCAAATTGTTCTTAGCTCTAATAAATATACATCTATCAATCAGATGCTTCAATAAGGTCAAGAAATGAAAGAAATTTATTACAGAAATCaacaattttcaactctcttccatttggaataaaaaaggCAAGAAATATAAAGTTATTTACAAAGAAGattaaaaatccattaatttagaaataaagtataataaattaaaaaatattttttactgaatTTAGCAAATTGAATGTATTTCAGTAGTGTTTCTACAGCAAACATACTTCTCTTTGCCCCTACACTAAGCCATGTTAAACTGCTCTCCGCTAAAGATTTTTAGGTTGATATAATCTTTCAACATATTACACACATCCAAACGTTCAAAGTCTTATAAAGTAAAATGGTGATGTTAACTTACAGTGTGTGAGTTTTTCCAGTTTTGCATATGTGCTGGcaatattttttccaacatttttagCAATTAACATAAACTCGGAATGGCTCTGGATAACCTTAGATTTTTTGGGATCTCTGGCTGCAACAGCTCTGGCTATATTCCtaccctaaaaaaaaaaatatttttttaattggttggtcattaattaataaattacttaaactcTAAAGCAATGACCAAGGTCAAATTAATGAGTGATGATCAATAAAGTAACCGGATTGAAATGATAAGTAAACTATTAGTAAGAAGTTTCTCGCTCTCATCCTAATTGCCTCTGTATTGAATTAAATAGGATAAAGAAAATGTCAAATGTGTTTTTGTAAAATCCTACCTGGAGGCTTTGAATGGTATTTATAAATTCACTAGTTCGGTCTTTGGCCGTCATAATGTGTTCTGGTTCTTGATAATCTTCAATATGGTCGTCTAAATAGTAACTCTCAGACACATTGTTAGGGTAagaactattaattttaatgaatttctcTGTTTGTGTATATGGACTGTCCTGTCCTACAAGGACCTGATTCTCAGTTTCTGAGCCAGTGCGACGTCTTCTGGGTAGCATTGCATTCTTCAGTCACTTTCACACATAGACT is from Anthonomus grandis grandis chromosome 14, icAntGran1.3, whole genome shotgun sequence and encodes:
- the LOC126744797 gene encoding syntaxin-5 is translated as MLPRRRRTGSETENQVLVGQDSPYTQTEKFIKINSSYPNNVSESYYLDDHIEDYQEPEHIMTAKDRTSEFINTIQSLQGRNIARAVAARDPKKSKVIQSHSEFMLIAKNVGKNIASTYAKLEKLTHLAKRKSLFDDKTAEIQELTYIIKSDLNSLNQQIAQLQNVAKRQKQSTNGKHLQSHSSNIVLALQSKLASMSTDFKQILEVRTENLRHQKNRRDQFSQGGLPPPRTTTVGHSSLLFQEEDHQSNNALENQPLIPQQSSSQMQAALIYDQTDQYLQSRAETMQNIESTIVELGGIFQQLAHMVKEQEEMVERIDTNVQDAELNIEAAHAQILKYFKTVSSNRWLMIKVFGVLMFFFIFFVVFLA